In Nocardia yunnanensis, one DNA window encodes the following:
- a CDS encoding NADP-dependent oxidoreductase yields the protein MKSTRIVLASRPVGRPEQENFRTETVELEAPKPGEALLQTLYLSLDPYMRGRMSDAPSYAPPVEIGQTMCGATVSRVLESDDPALRPGDVVLGYGGWQTHSVERAATLRKLDPALAPLTTALGVLGMPGITAYSGLMTIGRPEPGETVVVAAATGPVGATVGQIARIKGARAVGIAGGPEKVALLRDHFGFDAAIDHRAPDFAEQLAAATPDGIDVYFENVGGAVFDAVLPRLNQYARIPVCGLVANYNDTDLPPGPDRLPLLMSNILRKSLTVRGFIVSEFMSQAAEYIPAAAQWIAEGKLSYLEDVVEGLDHAVEAFQGLLTGKNRGKLVVEVSAIS from the coding sequence ATGAAGTCCACCCGGATAGTCCTGGCCTCCCGGCCGGTCGGCAGGCCCGAGCAGGAGAATTTCCGCACCGAGACGGTCGAGTTGGAGGCACCGAAACCGGGCGAGGCGCTGCTGCAGACGCTGTACCTGTCCCTGGATCCCTACATGCGCGGCCGCATGAGCGACGCGCCCTCGTACGCGCCGCCGGTGGAGATCGGCCAGACCATGTGCGGGGCCACCGTCTCGCGCGTGCTCGAATCCGACGATCCCGCACTACGTCCCGGCGATGTGGTGCTCGGCTACGGCGGCTGGCAGACCCATTCGGTCGAGCGGGCCGCCACCTTGCGGAAGCTGGATCCGGCGCTGGCCCCGCTGACCACCGCGCTCGGCGTGCTGGGCATGCCGGGCATCACCGCCTATTCGGGCCTGATGACCATCGGCCGGCCCGAGCCGGGCGAGACCGTGGTGGTCGCCGCCGCCACCGGCCCGGTCGGGGCGACCGTCGGCCAGATCGCGAGGATCAAGGGCGCGCGGGCGGTCGGCATCGCGGGCGGTCCCGAGAAGGTGGCGCTGTTGCGCGATCACTTCGGCTTCGATGCCGCGATCGACCATCGCGCCCCCGATTTCGCCGAGCAGCTGGCCGCCGCCACCCCCGACGGCATCGACGTGTACTTCGAGAACGTCGGCGGCGCGGTCTTCGATGCGGTGCTGCCGCGGCTCAACCAGTACGCGCGAATCCCGGTATGCGGCTTGGTCGCCAACTACAACGACACCGATCTGCCGCCCGGCCCGGACCGGCTGCCCCTGCTGATGTCGAACATTCTGCGCAAGAGCCTCACCGTGCGCGGCTTCATCGTCTCCGAATTCATGAGCCAGGCCGCCGAATACATTCCCGCCGCCGCACAGTGGATCGCCGAGGGCAAGCTCAGCTACCTCGAGGATGTCGTCGAGGGCCTCGATCATGCCGTGGAAGCCTTCCAGGGCCTGCTGACCGGGAAGAACCGCGGCAAGCTGGTGGTCGAGGTATCGGCTATTTCATGA
- a CDS encoding lipopolysaccharide biosynthesis protein, with amino-acid sequence MAGQQVGRAGLLGRVRARVAEDGLLSVLRDIGFVSLGKYGQFLVTAVTVPLTARTLGVSGVGLLAIGMSAYFLGSLVVDLGINTFLAALIDEEGLAELRGSYLAVRAAGLGVIGVALVAGLAFGAGAHVRMILLGLFVGGFLSMSEDWLLVGQARFGASMTYQIAGRIVYLVLLVAILPGLPHAEIVLLCLLLSSTVTVALTWWDARSRYGRPGRPSKVAMILRKGAPIVASRLLVTSYGQGTATVYSSVLDAASLGLYSASDKLVRAVQSLLDPVGLALLPRMAREREDANFWRHEMRALGACVIVAAVAAAGIWLAAPLAVRIVYDDDFRGVVPILRVEVCILVATATTSFVTTALLPVRQDTVGVMIGAVIGTAVAATALLLTLRTHSVWTLVWGTVAAEFCVAAWYLARSGRLAARERPQRALPASH; translated from the coding sequence ATGGCCGGACAGCAGGTGGGGCGCGCGGGGCTGCTCGGCAGGGTGCGGGCGCGGGTGGCCGAGGACGGGCTGCTGTCGGTGTTGCGCGACATCGGTTTCGTGAGCCTCGGCAAGTACGGGCAGTTCCTGGTGACCGCGGTGACCGTGCCGCTCACCGCGCGGACGCTGGGGGTCAGCGGGGTCGGGTTGCTCGCCATCGGGATGTCGGCGTATTTCCTCGGGTCGCTGGTGGTGGATCTGGGGATCAATACGTTTCTGGCCGCGCTGATCGACGAGGAGGGCCTGGCCGAGCTGCGGGGCAGTTATCTCGCGGTGCGGGCGGCGGGGCTCGGAGTGATCGGGGTGGCGCTGGTCGCCGGACTGGCGTTCGGGGCCGGGGCGCATGTGCGAATGATCCTGCTGGGGTTGTTCGTCGGCGGCTTCCTGTCGATGTCGGAGGATTGGCTGCTGGTGGGGCAGGCGCGATTCGGGGCGTCCATGACGTATCAGATCGCCGGGCGCATCGTGTATCTCGTGCTGCTGGTGGCGATCCTGCCGGGACTGCCGCACGCGGAGATCGTGCTGCTGTGCCTGCTGCTGTCGTCCACGGTGACGGTGGCATTGACCTGGTGGGACGCACGCTCGCGGTACGGCCGGCCGGGCCGCCCGAGCAAGGTGGCGATGATTCTGCGCAAGGGCGCGCCGATCGTGGCGTCGCGGCTGCTGGTGACCAGTTACGGGCAGGGGACCGCGACGGTGTACTCGTCGGTCCTGGACGCGGCGTCGCTCGGATTGTATTCGGCCAGTGACAAACTCGTGCGGGCGGTGCAGTCGCTGCTGGATCCGGTCGGGCTGGCGCTGCTGCCGCGGATGGCGCGCGAACGCGAGGACGCCAACTTCTGGCGGCACGAGATGCGGGCGCTGGGCGCGTGTGTGATCGTGGCAGCCGTTGCGGCGGCGGGGATTTGGCTCGCCGCGCCGCTGGCGGTGCGCATCGTCTACGACGACGACTTCCGCGGCGTGGTGCCGATCCTGCGGGTGGAGGTGTGCATTCTGGTCGCCACCGCGACCACCTCGTTCGTCACCACCGCGCTGCTACCGGTGCGCCAGGACACCGTCGGCGTCATGATCGGCGCGGTCATCGGGACCGCGGTCGCGGCCACCGCCCTGCTGCTCACCCTGCGCACGCATTCGGTGTGGACGCTGGTGTGGGGCACGGTGGCCGCCGAATTCTGTGTCGCGGCTTGGTATCTCGCGCGCAGCGGGCGGCTCGCCGCGCGCGAGCGACCTCAGCGGGCGCTACCGGCCAGCCACTGA
- a CDS encoding L,D-transpeptidase, with translation MPPRRFRTNAAASVLLALVMVLAACSSNLPSGKVGPRTAAAQSIAITPAQGSDKVDPSAKVEVSTSSGVLTDVSLTNEDGKVIDGTFTPDKTAWKPNEQLGYSRTYTLKATGEDVTGITGPVTSTFTTIAPKNQTKVYLNTTGGQSIVDGNSYGVGMVIVAHFDEDIPDRAAAQKRLVVTSDPPVEGAWYWLDNRNAHWRPKEYWKTGTKVSVAANLYGVEVGNGLFGQEDTKANFVIGPSHVSIADDNTHQVQVFENGQLVRTMPTSMGRGGSETIAGKTFTFWTMPGVYTVMDKANPVIMDSSTYGLPVNSRLGYKEAIGWATRISTDGIYLHQLDSTVWAQGNTDTSHGCLNLNQENAQWFFNFAQPGDVVEVRNTGGAPLEVWQNGDWTLSWDQWLAGSAR, from the coding sequence ATGCCACCCCGCCGTTTTCGGACGAACGCCGCAGCGAGCGTGTTGCTCGCGCTTGTCATGGTATTGGCGGCGTGCTCGTCCAATCTCCCGAGCGGGAAGGTCGGGCCGCGGACGGCGGCGGCACAGTCCATCGCCATCACGCCGGCGCAGGGCTCCGACAAGGTGGACCCGTCGGCGAAGGTCGAGGTGAGCACCTCCAGCGGTGTGCTGACGGATGTGTCGCTGACCAACGAGGACGGCAAGGTCATCGACGGCACCTTCACCCCGGACAAGACGGCGTGGAAGCCCAACGAGCAACTCGGCTACTCGCGCACCTACACGCTCAAGGCCACCGGCGAGGACGTGACCGGCATCACCGGACCGGTCACCTCCACGTTCACCACCATCGCGCCGAAGAACCAGACCAAGGTGTATCTGAACACCACGGGCGGTCAATCCATCGTGGACGGCAACAGCTACGGCGTGGGCATGGTCATCGTCGCGCACTTCGACGAGGACATTCCGGACCGCGCCGCCGCGCAGAAGCGTCTGGTCGTCACCTCCGACCCGCCGGTCGAGGGCGCCTGGTACTGGCTGGACAACCGCAACGCGCACTGGCGGCCCAAGGAGTACTGGAAGACCGGCACCAAGGTGAGCGTGGCGGCCAATCTCTACGGTGTCGAGGTCGGCAACGGCCTGTTCGGCCAGGAGGACACCAAGGCCAACTTCGTGATCGGGCCCTCGCACGTGTCCATCGCCGATGACAACACCCATCAGGTGCAGGTCTTCGAGAACGGTCAGCTGGTGCGCACCATGCCCACCTCCATGGGCCGCGGTGGCAGCGAGACCATCGCCGGCAAGACGTTCACCTTCTGGACCATGCCCGGCGTCTACACGGTGATGGACAAGGCGAATCCGGTCATCATGGACTCCTCCACCTATGGTCTGCCGGTGAATTCGCGGCTGGGCTACAAGGAGGCCATCGGCTGGGCCACCCGCATCAGCACCGACGGCATCTATCTGCATCAGCTGGATTCCACGGTGTGGGCGCAGGGTAATACCGACACCTCGCACGGCTGTCTCAACCTCAATCAGGAGAACGCGCAGTGGTTCTTCAACTTCGCGCAACCCGGTGATGTGGTGGAGGTGCGCAATACCGGCGGCGCCCCGCTCGAGGTGTGGCAGAACGGCGACTGGACCTTGAGCTGGGATCAGTGGCTGGCCGGTAGCGCCCGCTGA
- a CDS encoding metallophosphoesterase family protein, translating to MNEERDPQQMTRRQLMRHSAWFGAAVGLAVVGGEVVSHVAGSALAAPARPTLRFAQVSDSHIGFTGTANTSVTDTFTEAISQVNSLGYEPDFVIHTGDLTHLATAEQFDQVHQMMQGFKTPHVFTVPGEHDSSDDGGSRYRSVFGTGTRGDGWYSFDIAGVHLIGLVNTLNLKNLGHLGQDQLDFVQKDVAGLSSDTPIVVFSHIPLFAMYPQWGWGTDDATQALSYLKRFSSVTCLNGHVHQLFTKTEGNVTFYSGTTTAYPLPKPGDGPAPKPVTLPAGKLHEALGIREVTYQKGQQQLAIKEQTLK from the coding sequence ATGAACGAGGAACGCGATCCGCAGCAGATGACCCGCCGCCAGCTCATGCGGCACAGCGCCTGGTTCGGGGCCGCGGTGGGCCTGGCGGTGGTCGGCGGCGAGGTGGTCTCGCACGTGGCCGGTTCCGCACTGGCCGCACCGGCCCGTCCGACGCTGCGTTTCGCGCAGGTCAGCGACAGCCACATCGGGTTCACCGGGACCGCCAACACGAGCGTGACCGACACCTTCACCGAGGCCATCTCCCAGGTGAATTCGCTGGGCTACGAACCCGATTTCGTCATTCACACCGGCGATCTCACGCATTTGGCGACCGCCGAACAGTTCGATCAGGTGCACCAGATGATGCAGGGCTTCAAGACCCCGCACGTGTTCACCGTTCCGGGAGAACACGATTCGAGCGATGACGGCGGCTCACGATACCGGTCGGTCTTCGGTACCGGAACGCGCGGCGACGGCTGGTACAGCTTCGACATCGCCGGCGTGCACCTGATCGGTCTGGTCAACACCCTGAACCTCAAGAATCTCGGACATCTCGGACAGGATCAGCTGGACTTCGTCCAGAAGGACGTGGCCGGATTGTCCAGTGACACACCGATCGTCGTATTCAGCCACATTCCGCTGTTCGCCATGTATCCCCAATGGGGCTGGGGCACAGACGATGCCACCCAGGCGCTCAGCTATCTGAAGCGGTTCTCGTCGGTGACCTGCCTCAACGGCCATGTGCACCAACTGTTCACCAAGACCGAGGGCAACGTCACCTTCTACAGCGGCACCACCACCGCCTACCCCCTGCCCAAACCCGGCGACGGCCCCGCACCCAAGCCGGTGACGCTGCCCGCGGGCAAGCTGCACGAGGCGCTGGGCATCCGCGAGGTCACCTACCAGAAGGGTCAACAGCAGCTCGCTATCAAGGAACAAACGCTGAAATGA
- a CDS encoding cupredoxin domain-containing protein has product MVPDGSGPTGMPGMSMPSTSAAAAAPAGPNAVTIDNFAFGPNSLTVKAGTTVTWTNKDEEPHTVVANDGSFRSPTLGAGATYTFTFAKAGSFAYVCSIHPFMHATVVVTQ; this is encoded by the coding sequence ATGGTGCCGGACGGCAGCGGGCCGACCGGTATGCCCGGCATGTCGATGCCGAGCACCTCCGCCGCCGCGGCGGCGCCGGCCGGCCCGAATGCCGTCACCATCGACAATTTCGCCTTCGGCCCCAACTCCCTGACCGTGAAGGCCGGGACCACGGTGACCTGGACCAACAAGGACGAGGAACCGCACACCGTGGTCGCCAACGACGGCAGCTTCCGCTCGCCGACCCTCGGCGCGGGCGCGACGTACACCTTCACCTTCGCCAAGGCGGGCTCGTTCGCCTACGTCTGCTCGATCCACCCGTTCATGCACGCGACCGTGGTGGTGACGCAATGA
- a CDS encoding Rieske (2Fe-2S) protein, translating into MSGREVRRFVDELLAGKKSSGFRPDETEAEEMRTAIELRSARLGSDAPSEEFLSSLHRRLAAEIEDEPQETRPANGYRRRNLLIGTSAAAAAATVGAVVDRSLIGHGQPGAPPAAQQTPLAPNTGSWLPIARSTDLPEGSTIAFDVGTVNGFVRRDRGNPVAVSGVCTHQGCKLWLDAPAERLRCPCHSTSFSIEGQVVTHQLPIAPAPLPTVQVRENNGTIEVFAPTEPA; encoded by the coding sequence GTGAGCGGGCGGGAAGTGCGGCGTTTCGTCGACGAGCTGTTGGCCGGGAAGAAGTCCAGCGGCTTCCGGCCCGACGAGACCGAGGCCGAGGAGATGCGCACGGCCATCGAGCTGCGTTCGGCGCGGCTGGGCAGTGACGCACCCAGCGAGGAATTCCTGAGCAGCCTGCACCGCCGGCTCGCCGCCGAGATCGAGGACGAGCCGCAGGAAACGCGGCCCGCCAACGGATATCGGCGTCGCAACCTGCTGATCGGCACCTCCGCCGCCGCGGCCGCCGCGACGGTCGGCGCGGTCGTGGACCGTTCCCTGATCGGTCACGGCCAGCCCGGCGCCCCGCCGGCCGCACAGCAGACTCCGCTGGCCCCGAACACCGGTTCGTGGCTGCCGATCGCGCGGTCCACGGATCTGCCGGAGGGTTCGACGATCGCCTTCGACGTCGGCACCGTCAACGGCTTCGTCCGCCGCGACCGGGGCAATCCGGTCGCGGTGTCGGGCGTGTGCACCCATCAGGGCTGCAAACTCTGGCTCGACGCCCCGGCCGAGCGGTTGCGCTGCCCCTGCCACTCGACCTCGTTCTCGATCGAGGGTCAGGTGGTGACGCATCAACTGCCGATCGCGCCCGCGCCCCTGCCGACCGTCCAAGTCCGCGAGAACAACGGCACCATCGAGGTTTTCGCCCCGACCGAGCCCGCGTAA
- a CDS encoding RNA polymerase sigma factor, producing the protein MVRRVESERQAQPVPSSGSGRELRLVSGDSYASWEAVYKDNVTWVYALMFGKVGNKPDAEDLTAEVFMAALKPLRITASAPEVRAYLRATARTVLAAHWKARMGREITTIEGDIADDPPEELPDSGAEARAKAVLDELPDRYRSILELRFLQGLSVKEAAQSLGVTVANAKVMQHRALQMASQLNERGVR; encoded by the coding sequence ATGGTGCGACGGGTCGAATCCGAGCGCCAAGCGCAGCCGGTCCCGAGTTCGGGCTCGGGTCGGGAGTTGCGGCTGGTGTCCGGTGACAGCTACGCCAGCTGGGAAGCGGTGTACAAGGACAATGTCACCTGGGTGTACGCGTTGATGTTCGGCAAGGTCGGCAACAAGCCCGACGCCGAGGATCTCACCGCCGAGGTGTTCATGGCCGCCCTCAAACCGCTGCGCATCACCGCCAGCGCCCCCGAGGTGCGCGCCTACCTCCGCGCCACCGCCCGCACCGTGCTGGCCGCGCACTGGAAGGCGCGCATGGGCCGCGAGATCACCACGATCGAGGGCGATATCGCGGATGATCCACCGGAGGAACTGCCCGATTCCGGGGCCGAGGCCCGCGCCAAGGCGGTACTGGACGAACTCCCGGACCGCTATCGGAGCATTTTGGAACTACGGTTCCTGCAAGGTCTTTCGGTGAAAGAGGCGGCGCAGAGCCTGGGCGTGACGGTGGCCAATGCGAAGGTGATGCAGCATCGGGCGTTGCAGATGGCGTCCCAGCTGAACGAGCGAGGTGTGCGGTGA
- a CDS encoding TDT family transporter → MTTVTFRRNEKAVSTAWQPSTAAREVREPLRYLAPNWFAVVMGTGIVGNAAATLPGRFPGLRGGATVVWGLASLLLIVLVGAWVLHWRRYPEEARGHGRNPVMMQFYGALPMALMTVGAGTLLLGKDVIGTPAALTVDWILWSAGTVIGLLTAASIPYRMITRHHFDPDSAFGGWLMPVVPPMVSAALGALLVPYTPAGQLRLTLFVACLAMFGLSLIAAFVTTTLIWSRLLHHGLPPVGMVATVWLVLGPLGQGVTAAGALANVSPSVLESNDANGFQMFSLLFGIPTWGFAMLWLALAVAVTWHARKSMPFNLTWWGFTFPVGCCVTGSTALFQHTGADLFAVTAVGLYALLVAAWAVVAVKTLRGVLRGELLGAAR, encoded by the coding sequence ATGACCACAGTGACCTTTCGCCGGAACGAGAAAGCCGTTTCTACCGCCTGGCAGCCGTCGACGGCGGCGCGGGAGGTTCGGGAGCCGCTGCGGTATTTGGCGCCTAACTGGTTCGCGGTGGTTATGGGGACTGGGATTGTTGGGAATGCTGCGGCTACTCTTCCGGGTCGGTTTCCTGGGTTGCGTGGGGGCGCGACTGTGGTGTGGGGGCTGGCTTCGCTGCTGCTGATCGTGTTGGTGGGGGCCTGGGTGCTGCATTGGCGGCGATATCCGGAAGAGGCTCGGGGGCATGGGCGGAATCCGGTGATGATGCAGTTCTACGGCGCGCTGCCGATGGCGTTGATGACCGTCGGTGCGGGCACTCTGTTGTTGGGGAAGGATGTGATCGGAACCCCTGCCGCCCTGACCGTCGACTGGATCTTGTGGTCGGCCGGAACGGTGATCGGGTTGCTGACCGCGGCCAGCATTCCCTACCGGATGATCACCCGGCACCACTTCGACCCCGACTCCGCGTTCGGCGGTTGGCTGATGCCGGTGGTGCCGCCCATGGTTTCGGCCGCATTGGGTGCGCTGCTGGTCCCCTACACCCCGGCCGGGCAGCTTCGCCTGACCTTGTTCGTGGCTTGTCTGGCGATGTTCGGGTTGAGTCTGATCGCCGCCTTCGTCACCACCACCTTGATCTGGTCGCGACTGTTGCATCATGGGCTGCCTCCGGTGGGGATGGTGGCGACTGTCTGGCTGGTGCTGGGTCCGCTGGGGCAGGGGGTGACTGCGGCCGGTGCCCTGGCCAATGTTTCGCCCTCCGTACTGGAGTCGAACGATGCCAACGGGTTTCAGATGTTCTCGCTGCTGTTCGGCATTCCCACTTGGGGATTCGCGATGCTGTGGCTGGCGCTGGCCGTCGCGGTCACCTGGCACGCTCGTAAGTCGATGCCGTTCAACCTGACCTGGTGGGGGTTCACCTTCCCGGTCGGGTGCTGTGTCACCGGCAGCACCGCGCTGTTCCAGCACACCGGGGCCGATCTGTTCGCCGTCACCGCCGTGGGCCTGTACGCCCTGCTGGTCGCCGCCTGGGCGGTGGTCGCGGTCAAGACCCTGCGGGGCGTGCTGCGCGGCGAGCTGCTGGGCGCCGCCCGGTGA